AATACAGCTGGGATTTTTAACTGACTAAACAAACACTGACCATTTATAAACATGATCATAAACAGGTAGGAACAGTAGAACTGAGATGGATGATCAATCAGTTTGAAGACTATTCTTTTTGCCAAGTTAACCCAGTTGAGccgcatttcacctcctgaagaggagactgaagtgagAAACCctcagaaacaaacaacaactgaaagatgctgtggtacaagcctggaaaagcatcacaaaagaagaatgcagctgtttggtgatgtcagtgagttgcAAGCTTGATGTAATATTTTTGGAGGTGACTGTATATCACAAATTTGAACGTTACTAGGCATATAATATGGTTTCAAATGTTATAATACATCATTATTCTAGTTAACAAGCATTTCTTGGTAAAAGTCCAAAAGACACTGAAATACCGTTCCACCCACCCTAACGTACCAAATGTGAACACTTCTGCTGTAGCCCATTTCTGACCTCTGGTGCTACAAGTGTGCCAAAGCAAGTACTGACTTTTCCTTGTGTGCATCTTTAACAGTTGTGGTTTGAGTGTAGTTcctcagtggaaaaaaaagagactttcCAAAGAATACTAATACATTTACACcccatttatttaattcttccaaataaaaaaatatatatttaactgaAAGGCTTCAACTGGTATGTCATAGCTTTCTTTCTTGAACCCCAAGGCAAGATTCAGACAAAAACTGAAGGACaagcaaacacaaaacataagGGAAAGAAGTTTTTTCTTGGATCTTCACAGTCTTCAAACAGAGATAAATGATGTTTCTTCTCATGTGTTAACCCTGTAACTCTATCCACCATAAACTAACAGGCTCtgtcttcacacacacttcctcactCTTCtgatattacccttctactgctaatatgtatgtgcatgttggggtgtgtgtgtgtgtgggtgtttgtgagACCAAGGTCAAGTTCTCTGCAGTAGAGACAGGTCCTTCACATGGACTGTAATGTTGGATATTAGAGTGTGTTTCGAGTAAACAATTACTGCAATATAGAATTATCGAAAAAATGTTGCACCCAAAATTCATGTGGGAATTTGCATGTTGTGTGATCTTCTAAATTACACAGTGGTTtctgagcttttttttaaactgagaaTTACTCATTCTAGTGTAGGTGTAATTTCCCATGACATGTCAACAGCTCAAACGACAAATGAACAGATACAGATGAGCTAAATGTTTTAGGATTAACCAAATAAGAATAAAGGCTATGATTATGATTTAGACTCTATGattatgtaaatatcttatcACTCACATAAACTAAATCATGgtgacatttgacattttaattcatttgtgcTTCCTAGATTTAGTCCACATTGGAGAACTGTTTAATAATCTACAGGTAAACGATCATGATTTTGCTATTTAGTTGTTATCTTGAGAAATTGGGAGGATAAAAATTTTGGTTTTGTGACATATCTGAACATCTACAAGGTCACACAATGTCACCTGTTACACCTTGATATGGTCTATAAGATTActgcaacttgcaataattggtGTTGTGTCAAGTGTATCAGTTCTGTTTGTATAGATTTTTATAGTTTCTCCCTGTTCcacctttctccttctctgaGAGGCCCCTACATGTTTAGTTTTATCTCTATGCTGTGAAGCAATGTTTATATAGATCTTATAGTGCACTGTTAGTGTACACTATAAGACAAATACGCTCATCGTTTATATATAGAAAACACATACTTTATAAAGACTGCCCTATTATATAGAGAACTGTAACAGTGTAGGGATAATATGGCCATAAAGCTCATATGACCTTACTATTGCCTAACATATATCCATAACTTCACTCTGAACAAAGATAAAGTGTATTACTTAACAGCTCAAGTGGCACTTGTCAGAAATGAACATGTAAGCAGGTTTTGCAATTGTACAAGGTATTGCTAACATACTGTAGATGACTCTAGTTGACAtcatagtgttttttttaaacgtggaACCATTTTGTGTGTGATCACTTTGCCCGGGAAAGCCAGTGATAAGCATTCAGTATTAGCTAGTAATGAGAACTCAGTGATAGAGGCTACTGTTATAAAGACATAGATAATAGCACTTCAAAGCAAAATAACAAGGTTTTTTCTACTGTAGAAAGATAGCACGATCTTAGATGTTATCTTTATGTCATTTAACATACACAATGTGACCACCTATATTGTGGACCAATTACACCCATATGCACTtcttttgaacatcccattccagatgtagaTCTCTAACAGATCTCTGCTGTCATAACAACGTCCACTCTTATGGGGAGGTTTTTTtactgaccccaacttcctgacatgctggggtatgtgaagaaaagaatttcactgtgtatatgtgatcaataaagactcattattattattatcattttgaaGCGTGGCTGTGGCAATTTGCAgattcagccacaagaggaTTAGTAAGGTCAGTCACTGATGTTATGTGAGGAGGCCTGATgagcagtcagtgttccaactcatcccaaaggtattcagtggggttgaggtcagggctctctgcaggccactcgagttcttctactccaactttggcaaaccatgtcttcatggatctcatTTTGTGCGCAGGGGTATTGTCacactggaacatgtttgggccgcttagttccagtgaagggtaattaaaatgttacagcattgtgtgcttccaacttttaGGCTTGGGGAATAGTTTGGGGGAAtcccacatatgagtgtgataaCAAATCCTCattcaaagtcactcagatctttTCCTCTTGTAATTTTGGTCCAAAATCAAGCTCAACTGAGCCTGTTTCGACTTTTTATACACAGTAAACCTGTCTGCAAGCATCTGCGTCTGTTGTGTTTCTCCATGCATTTGTAATAGCCAACTAGCCATTACAATAGTTTCCTACATGCAGAagtgtatattaaaatatactttatttagagtatatactctatatatagtatataccaatgtatgtatgtatgtatgtatgtatgtgtgtgtgtatatatatatatatatatatatatatatatatatatactgtatatactgtatatatagaatatattgtatacatatattgtattatttgaTTATCCTTTATGATATTGATACTGAAGAACTGGAGCACCTTCTTTCACCCTGTTGTTGGTAGAACGTTTCAATCACCAACTATGCCATAGACATCCATGGCCAGGGGGATATGACTAGCTTTCCTTTCTCACTAGCCAAACACAGATAAATGTTAACACATGTAATTAAAATAGGGAAGTTAGCGCTCTTTTTGGCTGTCACCTGATGTTGCAAGAGGAACTATTCCTGAAAAAGGTGTCATATCTGGCTttgcatacagtgccctccactaatattggcacccttggtaaaaacagcatgagcaaagaaggctgtgaaaaattatctttattgtttaaccttttgatcttttcttaaagaaaattcacaaaaatactctgctctcatggatcgcaaacaattgcaaacacaacacaggctgtgccaatattactggaaaGCACTGTATCTCAAACTTTCATTTGCACTAGGGAAAGCTCTTAAGCAGGGATGTGGAATTTAAGGTGTAATgtaataggattttttttagatctcatcagttatactgtacatgatttATAAGAGAATAATTCAGTCAGCTAATCAATGCTTAATGAATGAAAGAGGTTTTATtattctgtatgtatgtatgtatgtacgtacctacgtatatatgtatgtatgtatgtatgtgtgtgtgtgtgtgtgtgtatatatatatatatatatatatatatatatatatatatataaagataaaaacacattaaaaacataGCATTTCATTGTGGAATTCAGTAAGAAAATGTcaatttaatgattttattgaAGGTGTGCTTTCAAAATGCTGTGTATTCATTCAATAAATGGATAATGTAAGGGTATTTAATGATGTGAATGCTGGGAAGAAAATCTGGACAGGTGTGCTGATATAAGAATTGTCCAATGAGGAACTTCCTTGTGTGTGGTCTCTAAGAGTAAGAGTGCAATTTCTACCATAATCACACAGTTGTTCTTATAGGTTTTAAAAAACGCtttcaatgtttagagtgtttatTCCATTATGCTTTGTTATTTTATCACATATAAAACCTCAGTGTTTTGTGAATGATCTACAGTTCACTGATACAGGCACATTACCAGTTTATTGTCTTCAAATATGCCcataaacataatataaaatttGATGGATTTTCAGTGATAGCTtgcatcttctttttttttttttttactacattttaTGAAATTATATAAAGCACATGAACAAAAGTTATGTACAAGAGCACATAATATTTGGGTTGGAATGCACTGAAATctatacatgtactgtatatcaaatATTCATAGGTTTATGTGAGATTAATAGTATGTTGAAAGGAAATTTCTCTGTAGTAATATGGcattagtgcaaaaaaaaaaaaaaaacccaacaaaaaacagaaatcaaCAATAGTAAgatttactgtatttactgtatgcCCCAAGTCTTTAACAGAAGTATGGCTtgacaaatgtaaacaaactaatGGAGGCCAAAAAGTTCACAATACAGGCATTCATTGACCTCTAAAGACAGTGTTCCCACATTTGCTGCCAGGTATATTGGCGACCTATAATCTGTGTTTGACATCACTTAGGCAGTGTGTAAAAAGTTCCTGGATTTGAAACACAAGCTTTTCAAATCTGCCTATGCATGCTCCACATTCAGCATAATCTATATAAGTTTGTGTCATAAAAATATCTTATAATACAATACATCATGCCTAAAATTACAATTTACAGAGATATTTGCATGCACTGGAAGCACAGGCACTAAGACTCGTGCCCCACAGGGGCAGACACATCATGAGAATAATGCTGATTGGGTCTGACTTCATCAGGGTTGTCAGCAGGGTTTTTACTGTTATGTATGGCAATCATGGAACCTCAGTTTGATTCAGTTGTTACTGCTAGCATGCATACTTCCTTGTATGTGCCAGTAAAGGAGGTACTATTGTCAGTCTGATGTTCAAAATGTATTCCTATGGTAACGTGACATGTACcattgtttgtttgaaatccaCTGAAGAGTTACACTTCCTTTCAGTGTGAGTGTCTTTCTGTCCTGTTGCACATGAATCGAGATGTACCATCGGTATGGCCAAAATCACAGAGTAACATTTGTGCTATCTGTAAAGAGAAATAGCAAACAGCTGACATGGCGTATATTTTGGCAGTTTGCATAGTAAACTGTGGACTACTCTGAAAAATCAAAAGCTCACAACCATTTTAAAGGTCCCCTAtgaacttaataaaaaaaagctctgcATAGATAAGCAGTGGCACAATGGAGGCTAATAACACTAATCCCATAATACTAATCCCTAGTGACTCTTTGCAAGAATTTCAGGTGTGAATAATTTAGGAAACACCCTGGGGGTCAACTTACAACTGTGTGTCTTCTATGCTGTCGGGATCATCAATGGTGTCCAGGCGTCTCTTGCATGCCTCAATGATTTTTTTACGGGGTCCCAAAGGAATGTGGATGCTTTTGAGGTCATTGTCAGAGCACAGCAGCAGCGCATCCAGGTCAATCTTCTCTCGTTTAAAGATAGGGATGAACTCATTCATGCAATGGGCAGCCAGGAATACCTCAAGTGGACTACTCTCTGGCTCATCGTCATCATCCAGTCCTAATTCCACCTCATCCCAGGGAAGCTCCTCCATGTTCCTTGCCTGAAGGCTTCGAGCACTGCCGATACTATCCTCATCTACACTGGGGGATCGCTGAAGACGACTGCGTAGACGGACATTTGGTGCCCTCCCAATGCTGGCCATGCTGCCCTCATCACGAGAGCCTATGCCAAAGAGTCCCCCACTCACATAGTTCCTCCGGAAGACCATGGTACCCAGGCCAGGCCGGTTGAAAAGTGAGTCATGGCCCGAGTCAGTGCTGATCTCTGAGTGGTCCATGTCTGCTCCATGCAGGTCTGGCTCGCTAATGGCACGTGAGATGGCATCTTCATTGTCCCGTGGGAACATATCACGGATGTTTCGCCGACCACGGTCTTTTGAGGTTAAGTAGGTGCCCTGCTTTAGGAACATGACATCATTACCCAGCTGTAGCCCAGAAAGAGAGCGCACACTCTTCCTTCCATCCTCATAGATCTTGAAGGTCCCATCAccctgcttctttttttccaacTTCTTCTGGATTTTGGTTTTGCCTCTGGCTGTGGCATGGAGAGTAGCCTGGAACATTAGAAACATTAGCCTGGAACATTAGAAAGCTTCAAGTCTTATAGCTTTAAAACTATGCCCTCACAGAGAATACACAATGAATATTTGACACACAAAGAAAAGTAATGATACTTAAAGGCATTTTCCAGTATTTTGAAAGACATCAACGAGGCTGACCTGTGAGTATGGCACACTGGTGGCAGTGTTGAAGGGGTGCAGCTTGCGGCTAAAAGTGCTGCTGGTGTAGCTGGAGAAGCTCATGGCATCAGAAAACGAAGCGTCTGTGGCTTCTTTCTGGAACTTGCGCTCCATGCGGCGGTGGTGCTTGCGCTGCATCTTGACACAGTCTTTGATGCGACGTTCGGCATCACGGAAGGCTCTGTCTTTCATCTTCGCCACCAGCTTGGGATTAAGAGCTGTCTGCTTGGCAGCTATGGAGTCCAGGTATCGTACACAGTCCATGTGGCTCTTGGTGGCAGCCATGTCCAGAGGGGTGTGGTAGTCATTGTCTAGACACCATGTGTTTGCACCAAAGGACACCAGGAAGGATAGGCAGTTGAGATGGCCATTGGAAGCAGCCAGGTGGAGTGGTGTGTTCCCCCATATGTCACACTTGTCAGGATTCCCTCtaaaacaacagcagaaaaaACAAATAACCAGAAAGGAAAATATCCAGTATGTCACTTGCCCTCAAGCAACTGCTCAGTTCATATATGCCATCTGCCAAAAACACTGCAAATGTCAAATTATTTGGTGTAAAGTGGACTACTAATTTATCATACAATAACCTGGATATGTGCGCAGCATAGGATTAGATTGCATTATGCTTTTATTGTTCTTCAAAACCCAAAATTACGGATCATACAAAAATTAACCCAACATACTTTGATCAGGTTTTCAGCATTCACCTCTTGGGCATGCACAGGATTAGAGAGgggaataaattatttataagaTTATTATATGGAGGTGCTCGACTGTGTCTGAGTATTATTTCTTTGAAATGTTAATGGACAAcattaacaaatataaatatacagcaaAATCCTGGTTAAGAACAAGCTCAGGAATGCTACAGAGACATTAATACCCCCTACTGTACTTGCCCCAATTAATGACCATGATACATGGTGCACAACCCTGTGACCGGAGGTTCATCTCCAGTGAAGCTGAACCGGAGTTCTTGGGACAGTGTGTGTTATTTGACCCTCGGCTTGCCTGTGTAGTAACTCTATGAGTATCTTCTTGC
This genomic interval from Ictalurus furcatus strain D&B chromosome 2, Billie_1.0, whole genome shotgun sequence contains the following:
- the ush1ga gene encoding pre-mRNA splicing regulator USH1G isoform X2, with the translated sequence MNDKYHRAARDGYLDLLKEATRKDLNAPDEDGMTPTLWAAYHGNLDALRLIVARGGNPDKCDIWGNTPLHLAASNGHLNCLSFLVSFGANTWCLDNDYHTPLDMAATKSHMDCVRYLDSIAAKQTALNPKLVAKMKDRAFRDAERRIKDCVKMQRKHHRRMERKFQKEATDASFSDAMSFSSYTSSTFSRKLHPFNTATSVPYSQATLHATARGKTKIQKKLEKKKQGDGTFKIYEDGRKSVRSLSGLQLGNDVMFLKQGTYLTSKDRGRRNIRDMFPRDNEDAISRAISEPDLHGADMDHSEISTDSGHDSLFNRPGLGTMVFRRNYVSGGLFGIGSRDEGSMASIGRAPNVRLRSRLQRSPSVDEDSIGSARSLQARNMEELPWDEVELGLDDDDEPESSPLEVFLAAHCMNEFIPIFKREKIDLDALLLCSDNDLKSIHIPLGPRKKIIEACKRRLDTIDDPDSIEDTQL
- the ush1ga gene encoding pre-mRNA splicing regulator USH1G isoform X1 gives rise to the protein MNDKYHRAARDGYLDLLKEATRKDLNAPDEDGMTPTLWAAYHGNLDALRLIVARGGNPDKCDIWGNTPLHLAASNGHLNCLSFLVSFGANTWCLDNDYHTPLDMAATKSHMDCVRYLDSIAAKQTALNPKLVAKMKDRAFRDAERRIKDCVKMQRKHHRRMERKFQKEATDASFSDAMSFSSYTSSTFSRKLHPFNTATSVPYSQATLHATARGKTKIQKKLEKKKQGDGTFKIYEDGRKSVRSLSGLQLGNDVMFLKQGTYLTSKDRGRRNIRDMFPRDNEDAISRAISEPDLHGADMDHSEISTDSGHDSLFNRPGLGTMVFRRNYVSGGLFGIGSRDEGSMASIGRAPNVRLRSRLQRSPSVDEDSIGSARSLQARNMEELPWDEVELGLDDDDEPESSPLEVFLAAHCMNEFIPIFKREKIDLDALLLCSDNDLKSIHIPLGPRKKIIEACKRRLDTIDDPDSIEDTQL